The nucleotide window TATGAATTTTTGGATGTGAATCAATAACTTTTGCTACTTTCTTTTTTCGCTTACGCTTGCCTTCTGCCTAAAAGTataatcaattatttattatgaatatatatatatatactttataaatatgtattatatcAGTGGCGGATCTAGAGGGagattttttgtatttaaaccgCCCCTCAAAGAAAGTTTATACATTTTCCGTTACGTACGgctaaacgaaaaaaataacgGCTaggagaaaaacaaaaaagactATATATTCCAATATACTCCATGGTTACACCATAGGATGACATAAATTGTAACGGTGAGTAGTCCGActacttaaaaaattaaagaagtGTACCCCCCTCCAACCCCCAGAAAATACAGTTTGGGTCCGACAGAAGTTAAAGTGATGTTTTTCAAAATGAATCACACACTTActggtttattttttgctaCCTCTCTTTCGCTTGAGGAATGTGCGTCAGGTGTCATCCGAGGTTTTCCTGCAAAAATGGGAAATTACTTTGGAAACTTCTGCTTAAGGTAAAGTCATAGTTATATAGTTGCTTAGCACACATCAAATGGGACTAGTTTGATcatagttataacacaaaactGTACATATTTAGttgaattatatttaacatatctTATAAAAGTGCAGGATAACGATAAAggagaaaaaaattgttatgtaGTTGTGCAGTTGTATTGGAGCCAAAAAGTgacttttataatttcttactttaaccatgcgtggccggaaaaagaCAATAGTTAAACACGtgtagttttgtttcatacaccttagtccttatgccagcttacgagtaccatgtatgttactatgtaggtgattattttttggttcttttttacaattttttatgtgtggctaataatttgggcaacccattagtgaccactgggttggagcNNNNNNNNNNNNNNNNNNNNNNNNNNNNNNNNNNNNNNNNNNNNNNNNNNAATAAGACTAGTTTGATcatagttataacacaaaactGTACACatctatttaaatttaatgtatttaacATATCTAATAATAGTGCAGgataaagattaaaaaaaattaaagagaaaaaaattgttatgtaGTTGTGCAGTTGTATTGGAGCCACAAACTgacttttataatttcttactttatccttgcgtggccggataAAGACAATAGTTAAACACGtgtagttttgtttcatacaccttatgccagcttacgagtaccatgtatgttactatgtaggtgattattttttggttcttttttacaattttttatgtgtggctaataatttgggcaacccattagtgaccactgggttggagcatttgccATTCAGTGTCTTagccaaggacacatacgtccacaatggtagccaTAGCACCAAAGAGCCTTGCAgaattttaatcaaatgaCTAACGCACCATTGAACATGAATAAAGTCTTTCAAAATCCTTGTAGCTaggataataaaaataaattagtcCCAATGCGTTGTCATGTATAAtgaaaaacacatatttatttaaagatgGACCCTGGTTtcgttttatataataatatttatggaaataaacaaaaacacacgTGATTTCTCAGCAGAACTCTGTCTAGTCGCATTCTTCTCTTTTTCATATTCTGCAACAATTTCTACAGCCCCTACATTTTCCACAATTGctttttcttcttctgatgttctttttacaattctgttaaaataaatgaaaaatgaatgaatgtaactagcTTGTCAGAATgcctggaaaatgacagtcgttaaacacggatgttctgtttcatacacctgtgccagcttaagagttcCTATGCcttttacccccaatatgtaatatgctgttcattcattaaaacgcaaaacaactaattacatcagttatatttaatgtgaTAAACGCGCTAGCAACCAGCTGTTCAATGTCTGGCGAATGACTAAATTTGCTCAATTTCCCTGTCCAGCCAACTAATGTgaattttgattggtagctcatttCCTCTTTAAATATGAggaatttaccccagtttaaaaAACGCGGCTCTAGCCTACAGAAGGAAGTGTTGTAAGTCAACAACTTTGCCATAGTGGTGATTTGATTTTACCTTTTGTCTGCTGCCGATATGTTTAGCTGATTCTGATCATGCATGAAGGCAAGACCTAACTCCACATGTGATGTTGATTGGTTGTGTTTATCATGATAAGATTCGTTCTGAGTCTCGGGAATAACTTCTACTAAGCTTGATTTACtgccaaaacttttttttctgttcaCAATACAAACAGAGTCGCTTGAGGACAATTCTTT belongs to Ciona intestinalis unplaced genomic scaffold, KH HT000627.1, whole genome shotgun sequence and includes:
- the LOC104265919 gene encoding uncharacterized protein LOC104265919, encoding MVRSSSLTKPYPIMSSTLRQDKSFLAIESGNQFIDVSNQKLTLQEKKIRQQPPIEVVGSQVLGSQLEKELSSSDSVCIVNRKKSFGSKSSLVEVIPETQNESYHDKHNQSTSHVELGLAFMHDQNQLNISAADKRIVKRTSEEEKAIVENVGAVEIVAEYEKEKNATRQSSAEKSRKPRMTPDAHSSSEREVAKNKPAEGKRKRKKKVAKVIDSHPKIHTRSHTAGKETPLSKKNTTSDIVNSMGKELEVSLVLQSLFYIKFTVVCSQFKAPTNESMNAAYFVLL